A window from Myripristis murdjan chromosome 11, fMyrMur1.1, whole genome shotgun sequence encodes these proteins:
- the sox4a gene encoding transcription factor SOX-4a yields MVQHMSHTESAHALSPGGDSTDSGEMDLEMDASPTPESPSSGERSDVAWCKTPTGHIKRPMNAFMVWSQIERRKIMEQSPDMHNAEISKRLGKRWKLLKDTDKIPFIREAERLRLKHMADYPDYKYRPRKKAKSVSGGSKQADRGEKSGERSAKPGVKRSPGAKGVSRTHKQGGNKAGAPGQDYASPGDHHALFKSRSVSGARQIPEKRTGEARRGHMFGGAGSLESGPPSVGVPASPTLSSSAESSDPLSLYEEHSPAASESSPGGHTARLRYARASSPTPSASHSSSSVSSSSSDEEFEDERLELNPSPGFESMSLGGMGFSDTELDRDLDWSFGECGAGSHFDFPDYCTPEVSEMISGDWLESTISNLVFTY; encoded by the coding sequence ATGGTGCAGCACATGAGCCACACAGAGAGTGCCCACGCTCTCTCCCCCGGCGGGGACTCCACGGATTCGGGAGAGATGGATCTGGAGATGGACGCGTCTCCGACCCCCGAGTCCCCCTCCTCCGGGGAGCGGAGCGACGTGGCGTGGTGCAAAACCCCAACGGGGCACATCAAGAGACCCATGAACGCTTTTATGGTCTGGTCACAGATCGAAAGGAGGAAGATCATGGAGCAGTCTCCGGACATGCACAACGCAGAGATCTCCAAGCGGCTGGGCAAGCGCTGGAAGCTGCTGAAAGACACGGACAAGATCCCCTTCATTCGCGAGGCGGAGCGGCTCAGACTCAAACACATGGCCGACTACCCAGACTACAAGTACCGGCCCAGAAAGAAGGCCAAGTCGGTGAGCGGAGGGAGCAAGCAGGCTGACCGCGGGGAGAAGAGCGGGGAGCGCAGCGCCAAGCCCGGGGTGAAAAGAAGCCCCGGAGCGAAGGGGGTGAGCAGGACGCACAAACAGGGTGGCAACAAGGCAGGCGCACCGGGGCAGGATTATGCGTCTCCCGGCGACCACCATGCGCTCTTCAAATCCAGGTCAGTGTCCGGGGCCAGGCAGATACCGGAGAAGCGCACCGGAGAGGCGAGGCGCGGCCACATGTTCGGCGGAGCAGGTAGCCTGGAGAGCGGGCCACCCTCCGTCGGAGTGCCGGCCAGTCCCACCCTCAGCAGCTCGGCGGAGTCCAGCGACCCGCTCAGCCTGTACGAAGAGCACAGCCCGGCGGCCAGCGAGTCATCACCGGGCGGCCATACCGCGCGCCTGCGGTACGCGCGTGCGTCCTCTCCTACACCGTCAGCTTcacactcttcctcctccgtgtcatcctcctcatcagacGAGGAGTTCGAGGACGAGAGGCTCGAACTGAACCCGAGTCCCGGGTTTGAGAGCATGTCCCTGGGCGGCATGGGCTTCTCCGACACGGAGCTAGACCGGGACTTGGACTGGAGCTTCGGAGAGTGCGGAGCGGGATCTCACTTCGACTTCCCCGACTACTGCACCCCGGAGGTCAGCGAGATGATCTCAGGAGACTGGCTGGAGTCCACCATCTCCAACCTGGTGTTCACCTACTGA